Proteins encoded within one genomic window of Episyrphus balteatus chromosome 1, idEpiBalt1.1, whole genome shotgun sequence:
- the LOC129921189 gene encoding uncharacterized protein LOC129921189: MDSTSEQKTQEQQQQKTTQKRKHVTLTISNKLKVIEKIERGVSGRLIAEMFGISRQTVSDIKKHTPIIKAYAAEFDGANNTKNTSISKRMKFRRTKDDRLESALYAWYIRQRRNDVDVQISDLKTAAEELKQQLGITTVVCNATWLARFRYRNNIQDSDIGIIREEDPQSEGSFSLNDKEEDPKRRDEKEDSEINEASAMVPFDFIIKEEEETEDVEEWDYIPSESNEQEQEESTTTTTTTTTTMNMAIPKENSVLKAAREGIDAVINYIGHTSNRELWTHYERLRVVRELIIEDQKKMHGNSLEGVEAQFNFPNT, translated from the coding sequence ATGGATTCCACATCCGAACAAAAAAcacaagaacaacaacaacaaaaaaccacacaaaaaagaaaacatgtgACTCTCACAATCagcaataaattaaaagttattgaaaaaatagaaaGAGGCGTATCGGGTCGATTAATAGCCGAAATGTTCGGAATATCCAGACAAACAGTTTCGGATATAAAAAAGCATACGCCCATTATCAAAGCCTATGCAGCAGAATTTGATGGCGCAAATAATACGAAAAACACTTCAATCTCGAAAAGAATGAAATTCAGACGAACCAAAGATGACCGTTTGGAATCGGCTCTTTATGCTTGGTATATTAGACAGAGAAGGAACGATGTTGACGTTCAAATTTCGGATCTTAAGACAGCTGCAGAAGAGCTAAAACAACAATTGGGAATCACAACAGTGGTTTGCAATGCGACTTGGTTAGCTCGTTTTAGGTATCGAAATAATATTCAAGACAGTGATATTGGAATAATTAGGGAAGAAGACCCTCAATCTGAAGGTTCGTTTTCTTTGAATGACAAAGAAGAAGATCCAAAGAGAAGAGATGAAAAAGAGGATTCAGAAATAAATGAAGCATCTGCAATGGttccttttgattttattattaaagaagaagaagaaacagaaGATGTAGAAGAATGGGATTATATTCCAAGTGAATCGAATGAACAAGAACAGGAagaatcaacaacaacaacaacaacaacaacgacgacgatgaacatggcaataccgaAGGAGAATTCTGTACTCAAAGCTGCCAGAGAAGGTATTGATGCAGTCATCAACTATATAGGGCACACATCGAATCGAGAGTTGTGGACTCACTATGAAAGATTGAGAGTTGTGCGTGAGCTGATTATTGAAGATCAGAAGAAGATGCATGGTAATTCTTTGGAAGGGGTTGAAGCTCAATTTAATTTTCCAAATACTTGA